The Candidatus Polarisedimenticolia bacterium genome includes the window TCCGGCTGTCCCCGAGGGAGCTCGAGCTGGTGCAGCAGATCTTCGCCGGCAAGAAACTTCGAACCATCGCAGAGGACATGCGCCTCTCGCTCGGTACGATCAAGACCTATTCGCAGCGCATCCATCACAAGCTCCGGGTCACCGATCAGCGTGAGCTGACCCTGGCCGTCTTCAGCGTCTACCTCGGGTCCTGATCAACGCACCGGCACCTCCCGGCCATCCTGGTCGGACGCGACCACCGCGCGGATCTTCGGGCTCCCGGCGCCGGTGATCTTGAGGACGGCGCCGTCCCCGGTGATCCCTCCGGTGGCGCTGCCGAACGCCACGACCCGCATGAGGTTTGCGCGGCCGCCGTCCGTGAACACCTGCCAGCCGCGCCCGGTCGAGAGGCCCTCGGGCGTCACGACGGTGTCAGGCGTGGCCCCCTTGATCTCGAACTGCAGGCCTCCGAGATCGCGGGCCCCTTCGACGATGACCACGTAGGCGCGCGGGCCGGCCTTCTCCAGCCGGACCCCGAGCGAGGTCTGCGGTACCGCGGCGACCGTGAGCCCGTCCATGGCGAATGGTCCCCCGCACGTGCAGAGAAGCGGGCGACCCAGGCTCTTGTTGCGCACCCGCAACACGTCCAGGACATTAATCATATTGTCCACGACACAGTGCTCGCTCAGCATGTCGCCGGCCCAGGCCTGGAAGGCCGTGGGGGGCGGTTGCGCGACGCTCTGGCCGAGGGCCTGCCGGACGTCACGCAGGACGTCCAGGACGTCCGCTTGGCCGTTGGCATCCAGGTCCCCCTTGGAAATGCCGACCGCCGGGGCGCTCGTTCCGGTGATCTCGAGC containing:
- a CDS encoding LuxR C-terminal-related transcriptional regulator, coding for MRTGTEILSNTDWQRVGRDLRLSPRELELVQQIFAGKKLRTIAEDMRLSLGTIKTYSQRIHHKLRVTDQRELTLAVFSVYLGS